AATGGAAGTGGGAACAGGTAATGatagacttcgttagtgggttgcccttgacacccactaagaaggattctgtttaggTTATTGTGGATCAATTGACTAAGTCTACTCATTTTATTCTAGTTCGAACGGACTACTCTCTGCAAAAGTTAGCGAAGCTTTATATCTCTAAGATTGTAAGACTACATGTAGTTCTTATTTTgataatatctgatagagatccttgcTTCACTTCtcggttctagaagaaattgcacAAGGATCTGGGtttgagattggacttcagtactgcgttccatcctcaaaccgatggtcaatctaagagggtgattcagatactggagaaTATGCTTCAAAGCTGTGTAATAgatttttgaggtagttgggaggattatctgccgCTAGCTGAGTTCGactacaataacagtttccagtTGAGCATTTAGATGGcatcttacgaggctttgtatagtCATAAGTGTCGTACTCTGCTATGTTGGACTGAATTGGGTGAACGTCGGGTTTTGGGTCCTGAATTGGTTTCTAAGACCGAAGATAAGGTTAGACTTATTTGGGATCGTCAGAAAGCAGCTTCTGATGGACAAAAGTCTCATGCAAATCTAAAGATGAGAGATATTGAGTACTCTGTAGGTAACTTCGTCTTCCTTAAGGTTTctctatggaagaaagttctgagaTTTGGTcataagggcaagttaagccctaggttcattgggccgtatcatATTTTGAAGCGTGTGGGACCAATCGCTTATCAATTGGAACTACCTTCAGAGTTAGATCATATCCATGATGTATTTTCCATCCAATGTTGAGGTGGTATCAGTCTGATCCATCTCATGTTGTCTctgttgaggagatcgaggttagactGGACTTAAATTTTGAGGAGGAGTCGGTTCAGATTCTgaatcgagatgttaagattctgAGGAAAAAGCTCATTTCGTTAGTAAAGGAAATCATGACACTGAGGAAgtcacgtgggaacctgaggacttgATACGTCAGCAGTAGcctcatctattctgatcaggtaaattttgaggttgaaatttattttagggggtagagttgtaacgccctaaataatTTATGTCTGCTTCTATAAATATCTTACAAAAATGTGTATCtcctttagtggttaagtgtcctgggtgTGTGTataaggtcttgggttcaagtctcacctttgccaaattttattatttcaagaTCCAAGCCTTACCCTTATTGGGTGGGCTTATATAAAATTGTCTATaaatttatatcaaaatgagcttgctggttcgagtggtaagggagttagtATGTTGGAGGTCCTGTATTAGAATCCCTGCATTAGCATGGGTGTTAATTTTTGCTCAGCTGACTGATAGAGTTTTGGTTGAGCTAAAAGTCTGAGGAGGTTGTAAGTTAGTAAGTTAGTGGgagaaaaataagggatttgggatatttttggtttattcatttttttcaaaaattatctCTTTCCAAAAAAAAACTGACATCAATTTTGTTCTGCCTTCCTCTACTCTGTCGTTTTTCTTCTCTTTTGATTCTTCTTTTTGTCCTGTTCTGATTTGTTGTCAATCTTGGTATTTTTGCTTATTCATTTTCCTTTGATTGTTTGGTAAGTGGGATTCGAGTATTTGTTTTGAAGGGTTCATTTTTCCAAATTACCGATTAGAACCTTATTTTCTATTTTGGCAGCAGTATATCGAGTAGAATAGGACTCTCCTTTGGCAGAATAGTAGTCGAAATCGCTCAGGGTGGTTGGGTAAGTGTTGAGAACTTGATTTGAACCATTTTTTTTTGGTATAATCGAGGTTTAAAACTGATTTTAGGAGTTTATTGTGTTGATTTTAGGTgctgtgtggctcgagagtattTTTCGCATCAAAATCGTACCAGGTGTGTTCCCAAAACGTAGAAAAATTAGTTTCGGAGAAAGCCAAAAAACCTTATTGTCGACGCctcacgggcgtgtggctggctgtgtgcgagacacggctgtgtgattaACAAGAGCATGGTCATACGCAAGACATAACCGTGTGGTGGTATGAGTATGGTCGTGTAGACCATACGGGCTAGGCCAAATTAGGCATGTAGGCCTACACAAGCatgtcacacgagcatgtgggttttgggccaggccgtgtgggcctacacgagCATATGGAcccatttttctgaaattttccctagggtcacaCGAGTTGTTCTGATCAACTATGagcctaccgtagggtcggtaagggctaaccaaaccctaaaattATGTGATTTGATAGTCTGATATTCTGCTCTGAGTATGACACTGTTTTGCCTGTTTTGCATGTCTATTTAGtctgatgtatatatatatttgatatcgGTAATGAGCATGTAAGCATGATAATTCTGATTTTGTATTTTTGACTGGGATGGAATTTATatatatggaggaagtgttctgtatggCGATCATCGCCTATATTTTAGCAGCTTGGCTACACATTATCTGATATGTGTCATAACAGCACGATATGGTGTGtggggatgggtgggtgtttttaaccccacatggtgtgttgggatggttgaagttggtgtgtagaggatggggctAGGATTCTGTATATCTGCTCTACATATCTGTTTCTGTTGTCTGAATCTGTAAAGGACTTAGGTCCGAATCTGAACCTGAATCTAATTGTGTATGTGATTTCTGTATGTATAGCATGTCTATTTCTGTTAGGTTACAGAATGattttacgaaaactcacattcgtttgtctgttctgttcaggtaatccacagacttagacgTGTCGGTGCAACGGAGGCTAAACGGTGACCACTTGATCTAGAACTATTTTAATTTAGTAATCTATGGTTTTTATTCATGATTCTGGTTTTATTTGGGAGTTGGTAATTTTTTTGGGACTCCCGAACTGTtggtttttattttggttttggatGCATTTTTGACGTTTTCATTACAATGCTTGTCTAAAATCACGGTTTTACGAaaacaaatattttctaaaaACACGAATTGCCTTTTTAAAATATAACGGTTTTAAGACTTCCACTGTAAATTATGTTTTAGTAAATGAACTAATTAAATGACATTTTCAGTAATAATTATGAATGATTACAAGTTATAAAAGTTGAATGGTTTATCGAAATAACTCAgttttcaaaacccattctttgtgacatctctagatttggtcataacgtctaggtcaggtttaggtttggggtgttacagcatgcCATTTATATCCGACCCTGCTTGAATAGTTAATAAGTAACATGTTTCTCGATTTGATTCAACATACCAAATCCTCAATATCGAAACCAAGTTTTCATCAATCCATTATCATGCATCTATCAACACTATTCATTTCTTAAATCAATTCGATTCAATATATAATTCAGTGTACATTATTTACATAACTATCAAATTTAAGTCTAATTTTACAACTAAACATTCAATCACatccattcaattcaattaacGTTTCACACAAATTTCCAAAGAACTAACTCATCTATCAACTTACCATATGATACAATGTTTATATGCAACAATTTAAATAGTttggattataaaaatataaatcgtGAATTCCGAGCTATCTGTCGACAATTTTATCTTTTCATTTGTTTTTTGAGGGATCCAGTTCAACATTAGCTATGCATTAAAACAAAAAGACATTTCatcaatataaaattaaatttttttcattcaatttttaatttatgcaacttttgcattgtATTCAATTTATTCTCTAAAATCAGGactaaataattttaacaatttgtGCATTtcagtccctattacacaaaatcatcaattgactttacaatttagtcatttttcacttctaacctaaaaatctatcaaattggtccctaaaaatttaaatattcaactAAATTAACATATTCAAATTTTAACAATAACAAAAAATACAACATGGGTCAGCTAGCTCGTAGTACCAGGATTCCAAAGAcataaaattataagaaaataatctaaattgactaaccaattgaagcTTGAAAGGTTTAAACCCTATTGGCGTGCATCATTCCCCCTTTCCTTTTTGCTTCGAAAACTACGGGATGAAATGAGAATAATATTTCTCTTTCCATCCACTAATAtcatcttttatttctttttgttttattttattcttttaacaataagttaactaaattttataatataaaatatagatAATAAGTTTTAACCCACCActcatatatattcatatataatggTTTATTTACTTTATAATTCCTATATATTAAATTCCAATTGTAATTCCTTAATAATTTTTACTTTGGTTACTTACacgatttagtctctatactCTAATTAAACACTATTTTGACAAAATTACCTATCTAAAATTTAATTCACTCCTAACATAGCTTCTTAAATACTTTTATTCGGTTTATGAAAATGGGGTCCCAAAATCATACTTTCCAGTACCACTAACTtccggggtgttacatgttttaACCCATATAGTGTCTTTTTCAACCTTAGGCGTTTATTTTCTTGTCCTTGGACATTGTATCCTATTGGTTGCTCAATGTAAACTTCCTCTTCTAAGAAACCCTTAAGAAATGTCGATTTTGCATCAAGTTGATATATTTTCCACTTCATTTGAGCCGTCAAGGACATAAGCAACGAATTGTTTCCATTCGAGCAACGGGTGCAAAGACTTCATCATAATCGATCCCATGCTTTTTCTTATAGCCTTTAACAACCAGCCTTGCTTTGTACCTCACCATTTCTCCACTTGCATTCTCCTTTTCCTTGAAAATCCACTTGACGTTGATAGCTTTATGACCTTTTGATAGTTCAGATAACTCCCAAATGTTGTTTTTCTCAATAGGTTTTATTTTTTCATATATTGGTAGTCTCCATCTTTCGTCATTTACGGTATCATCAAAGTTAAGTGGCTCACTATCTACAAATAGACAAAACAAATCATTAATAACTTCAGTAGCATCATACAAGTCATAGATACTTCTCATTTGTTGAGGTCTTTCACTCGAGCTTTCTTCGGAAGTTGAATTCATGGATGGAGCAGGTGAAGATAGAGGAGTCATGGCTTGCACTAGTGCCATAGTGTCTTGTTCTTTCTCAAAAATAAAGAATGAAATCATAAGATTGTTCTTCTTGTGCCTCCCAATTCCAACTTGCTTATTCATTGAACTCAACATCTTAGCTTATAATAATCCTTCCATTACTTGGGTTGTACAACTTGTAGCCTTTGGAGTTTAAGTCATAGCcaatgaaaacatattttgaacttCGATCATCAAGCTTCGATCTATCTTAGTCAGATACATGTGCATAAGAGATGGTACCAAACACTCATATAGATGTCTAACACTTGGCTTTCTTCCACTCCATGCTTCTTAAGGTGTTATACCATTCATGTTCTTTGTTGGCAAGTGGTTGGACAAGTAAACTGCACAAGAAACAACTTCGGCCCAAAATTCCTTGGGCATATTCTTTGCCTTCAACATACATCTAGCCATGTTAATAATAGTTGCATTTTTTCTTTCCACTAAACCATTTTTTTGAGGTGATCTAGGCACTATTAAAGGAAGACAAATTCCATGTAGTTCACAAAAATCATTGAATTCATTGGAAGTGAATTCGCTTCCTCATCAAACCttaaaaattttatcttatagCCACTCTCCTTTTCAAAAAGAGCTTTGAAAGTTTTTAATACAACAAAGGCTTCAGATTTTTGCTTCAAGAAGTAACCTAAGTCTTTCTACTataatcattaaaaaaaaaagaagtatttACTTTTACTAAATGATGGTGGATTGATTGGTCCACACATATCGGTATGAACAAGTTGAAGAGGCTCGATTGCTCTTAATGTTGCTTCTTTGGAAAAGCTTGATCTTGCATACTTACATAGAAGACACACCTCACATAGTTGATTAGGATGGCTAATGGTTGAATTCCTTTAACCATCTTCTTTTCTCCGAGAACTTTGAGTGCTCCAAAATTCAAGTGACCAAACCTCATGTGCCAACACCATGCTTCACCCTTTAAACTAGCTTTTAAGCACATTACTTCAATTTTCTTGAGATTTAACATAAACATTCTATTCTTCGACATGGATACTTTAGCAACCAAGTTGGAATACTAATCTCTTAGCTAAAGGAAACAATCTTTCAAGTGAATTTCATAGCCGCATTTAAGAAGTTGTCCCAAACTCAAAATATTGATTTTTAACTTGGGAACATAGTAAACATCGATAATAAGGCTATGACCACCATCTTTTAGAGAAATTAAAATGGTACATTTCCCTTGGATTTTGACTTTCGAAGAGTCttcatgttagaattaagtgacccaaattcttatttaaataaaatacgatggaaaataaaataaaagtaaaatccatatagaactagacttcttttattttattttagaataaggtttttaaaccttattaaactccatctattttatattgattaggataaggtgtttcaatcctactagaatatggctttgcaagcttataaatagacatagtctattcctcttgtatttgagtaaaaatttttcgacatagtgaattttcttctcctcctcgtggtttttttccgaaagggtttccacgtaaaatttatgtgttctttatttttatttattttattctattttatttttcacaaattggtatcgagcttagggttattcatctcgatcacggtaatggcgtctttgaagtatgaaattcatttgttggatcgcaacaccgatttgcgttgtggcaaattaagatgcaagcgttcttgcacaaatggatctagaggatgccctgctaggatagataagatgccttcgacattaacagatgaagagaagaagcgtaaggatcgaaaggcattaacacaattacatcgcatttgtccaacgaaattttgcaggatgtgatgaaagagaaaaccgcattgcattatggaagaggctagaaatatgtatgtcgaaaactctaacaagcaagttgcatatgaagcggcgtctttatgctcatcgtttggaggaaggtgcgtcgtacacgaacacttaatgagtgtttaaagaaattctctcaaacttggaggccatggaggttcaagatgataaggaagatctagggttgattctactttgttcgttgcccccgtcttattcaacctttagagacacgattttatatagccgcgagtctctcacagttgatgaggtttatgattctttaacctcgtatgataagatgaagcatcttgtggttaaacccaactctcagggagagggtctcattgttcgtgggagacaagaccggaatgttgatgatgatcgtggtagaacacaagaacggaatcctcgtggtaaatctaagggtagatcgaaatcttcaaacagaggtaaaacttgcaacttctgcaagaagaaagggcacattaaatctgagtgctataagctacaaaataagattaaaagggaggtgcgaatcaaaaggaaaacaaccgaaaattccggtgaaggcgatgttgtagaagactacagcgatggtgaacttctagttgcttcatcaatgattctaaagtaaggcgagtggatacttgattcagtgcaccttccacatgagtcccaatcgggattggtttacaacttatgaaacgagatctgaaggtgttgttttgatgggaaataatgcttcatgtaaaatcgcggtgttggaacaattaaagttaagatgtttgatggagttgtcgaacacttagtgacgtgcggcatgttccgaattgaaaagaaatttaatttcgttgagtactcttgattcaaaagtgcagatacacaatttgaaagtggggttttaaagatttcaaagggtccttgttgtgatgaaagggcaaagaaagattgccaagttatatgtttctgaggttttttattcttggtgatgcaattgtcgcttcctcttccttgtcgatgatgatattactaaactttggcatatgcgcctagggcatatgagtgagaatggcatggcgaattaagcaaagaggacttcttaatgggcaaggaactTGCAAACCGAATTCTgtgagcacttgtgttttgggaagcaaagagagttcgattcactagaggaatccataacacgaaggaaacgttggagtatatccattacgatcgtgggggccgcccgagtgccttcgagaggtggagctaattatatgctaacctttattgatgatttttctagaaaagtttgggcgttcttcccgaagaaaagcgatgtgttttccacatttaagtcttggaaaattatgattgaaaagcagacggaaaagcagataaaatacctcccatgcacaatggcttagagttacgctcgatgagtttaatagattgtgcaagtcgaaggatcatgagacacttgacgattcgtcatactccacaacaaaagcggcgttgcgagcgaatgaacgaagcgatcatggagaaggttcgatatatgttgtcaaatgccaacttacaagtcattttgggcgaagcgacctctcttgcatgtttttgatcaaccgatctccatccgttgccattgagaaaaagacgccacaagaggtatggtccgtaatcctgctaattattacgatttaaagatttttgggtgtctgcgtatgctcatgttgataatggaaaattggaaccaagatccattaaatgcgttttcttggtcataaagtggtgtaaaaggctataagttatggtgtctgaaaatagaaaagttgtgattagcagagatgttgttttgatgaaaccgctatgctacctaacttatctcttaaagactcttccaataaagaaaaccaaaagcggtggagcatcgattaatacgaatcaactcctcaagccgatacaaaaattgagaatagagttgcttcttcaccgcaatactctatcgccaaaaacaggacaagaagagaaattaaacctccaaagaagtatgccgaggttgatctagttgcttatgctttaaatgtggtgaagatatagatgcgaatcaagagccatttaattattcgaggcgattagttgtgaagactcgaaaagtggatgtttgctatgcaagaggagatggaatcactccacaaaaatgaacatgggatcttgtaaaactttctaaaggtaaaaaggtcattcgttgtaaatgggtgtttaaaaagaaagaagggactcaggagttgaagaacccggatataaagcaaggcttgttgcaaagggttactgatcaaattcgagtggacttcacagatgtgttctctccggttgttaagcatagttcgattcgagctttgcttggtattgtggccatgcatgatttggagcttgagcggttagatgtaaaagcgcattttgcatggagaacttgaggaagatatttacatgcaacaaccagagggttttatagtctcgaaaaaaaggactatgtttgctttgtgaaaaagtccctttacggtttgaaaacagtcaccaagacagtggtacaagaggtttgattcctttatgacttctcatgatttcaaaagaagtagttttgacagttgtgtctactttaagaaaaacagtgatggttcttttgtgtatctacttctttatgttgatgacatgttgatagcgagaaaagataaagagagataagaaaggttaaagcccaactaagtgaagaatttgagatgaaagatttaggaccaacaaagaagatacttggtatggagattctcgagatagaaaagcaagtaaattgtacctaagtcggaagggtacattgagaaagttcttttgagttcaatatgcagagtgctaagctgttagtactcctttagcgacccatttcggactttcatcggccttatctcctcaatcgataatgagattgagtacatgtcacatgttccatactctagtgcgatgaggatctctcatgtatgctatggtttgttcacgcccgatttatcatatgcgcaTCGGCggttagcgagatacatggcgaatcacggtaaagaacaccggaaagcgattcgatggattttaagatacttacgaggcactactaatgtttgcttacagtttggaagaactaaagatggagttatagggtatgttgatgctgattttcttggagaccttgatagaagaagatctctcacgagttacgtctttacaatcggaggttgtgcaattagttggaaagccactttgcaaactacatcgctttgtctaccatcgaagttgagtacatggcgattcttgaggcttgtaaagaagctatttggttgaaggactatttagtgaactcaatgaagaccttcaaatcagacgagattttgtgacggtcagagtgccatctttcttacaaaagatcaaatgtttcatgagagaacaaaacacattgatattcggtatcattttgttcgtgatattattgctcgtggtgatattgttgtgagcaaaattagcactcatgaaaatcctgcagatatgatgactaagtcacttcctataaccaagtttgagcattgcttagacttggttggtgttcattgttgaagttaaacccttaaggggtttttggaagaggtgaagaacttgtttattgaaagttcgcgatgaagaacttgttcattgagaatttgtgtcaaggtggagattgttagaattaagtgacccaaattcttatttaaataaaatacgatggaaaataaaataaaagtaaaatccatatagaactagacttcttttattttattttagaataaggttttaaaccttattaaactccatctattttatattgattaggataaggtgtttcaatcctactagaatatggctttgcaagcttataaatagacatagtctattcctcttgtatttgagtaaaaatttttcgacatagtgaattttcttctcctctgcccgtggtttttttcccgaaagggtttccacgtaaaatttatgtgttctttatttttatttattttattctattttatttttcacacttcAAATGAAACATTGCCTCTAATATTCTCATCAAGCTTCAAAAATGCCTCTTTACATCCATCCATATGGTTGTTTGCTCCATTGTCAAGATACCATATGCTTGCATCATTGCTTTCTTCATTCTTAAGTGCAAACAATAAAGTTGGCTCTTTCACATCTTGTTGATCTTTAATGATATTGACCTTTTTTTCATTTTCGTTGGAATAATTTTGGCATTCCCAAGAAAAATGGCCAAAATTATTACCATTGTAACATTCAACACTAGACTCTTCATACCTCCTTTCATTCGCTCTTCAATAATTACCTCTTCCTCTTCTCTTTGCTCTTCCATGATTTCTAGTTAA
This window of the Gossypium arboreum isolate Shixiya-1 chromosome 12, ASM2569848v2, whole genome shotgun sequence genome carries:
- the LOC108477547 gene encoding uncharacterized protein LOC108477547, translating into MASYEALYSHKCRTLLCWTELGERRVLGPELVSKTEDKVRLIWDRQKAASDGQKSHANLKMRDIEYSVGNFVFLKVSLWKKVLRFGHKGKLSPRWYQSDPSHVVSVEEIEVRLDLNFEEESVQILNRDVKILRKKLISLVKEIMTLRKSRGNLRT